CGGTGATCACCGGCAGCCGCTGGCCGGGTGCAGCGTTGTAGCGGGGCGAGAACTCCTCCTCGAGGGTTGCGTCGAATCGTTCCTCGAGGTCGTCGGACTCGAGGGTGAGAGTGTACCGGCCGCACATGGGCGAAGTTTCGTGCTCCTCGGTCAAACGGATTCCGCTCGGCCCACGAAATGTACAGTTGTATTTCTGGAGGCTTATTGCACCCTCAGTCGATAGATTCCTCGCGTGCATTGATCGGTCCAAAGACATATACACACAACTCTAATTTCTGGAATCAATGGTCGGGTTAGAACGAGGAACCGTCGAACTGGAGCCGTATCGAAAAGAATGGGTGGACCTCTACGAAGAGGAAGCAGAGCGACTACAGAATATTGCGAATGACTGGTTCCTCGATTTCGAACACATCGGTAGTACCGCCATCGAGGGGATGCTGGCGAAGCCGATAATCGATATCCTCGCCGTCGTCGAAACACTAGACGAAACGGAAGACCTCATATCCAGACTCGAAGACCATAAGTACGAATATCGCCCTGAAGACGTAGAAGGACGGCTCTTTTTCGCCAAAGGGCCACACACGAACCGCACGTACTACCTTTCGGTTACGGAGCGAGGAAGCGACTTCTACGAAGAGAAAATCGCCTTCAGAGATTATCTCCGCGACCATCCAGAAATCGCTGCCCAGTACTCTTCACTGAAGAAACGATTGGCCGAAACGTACCCCGAGAACAGAGAGCAGTATACCGCCGCGAAAGGCGACTTTATTCAGGACGTTCTCGAACGAGCGATGAATAGCTAATCGCGTTGCTCGCGACACTTCCGAGTGTTAAGTACGAAAACGCCAGGACTGGGATTTGAACCCAGAATCCCAAAGGGAACACGCTTTCCAGGCGTGCGCCTTACCGTTCGGCCATCCTGGCTCGAGTAAACGTAACCACGTCGGTCGTTTAACTCTTACTTTTACTGTCGCCGCCGTGTGACTCGGTTTCGTCCGCCACGCGGCGTGCCGACCACGCGGCGATCCGGTGCTCGAGGGCGTACGCACTCACTGCCGTTGCCGCACCCACGAGGACGGCGACGGCACCGCCCTGCGTGATCGTCACCAGTGGCTCGACGACCAGGGCGTAGCCCTGGACCAGCACCAGAAACGCCATGAAGCCGACCGCGCCCCACAGGAGTGCAGATTTGGTGCGTGGCTCCATCGGTCGGCGTTACTCGACGGTCGCGATCGCTTCGATTTCGACGCCGACGCCCTTGGGGAGTGCGGCGACCTCGACGGCGCTACGGGCCGGGGGTTCGTCGTCGAAGTAGCTACCATAGGTCTCGTTCATCTCGTCGAAGTCCTCGATGTCGTCGAGGAAGACGCTCACCTTGAGCACGTCGTCGATGCTCGCACCTTCTTCCTCGAGGATGGCGGTGAGGTTGTCCAGGGCCTGTTCGGTCTGGGTCGCGATGGACTCGTCGTCGAGCAGGTCACCGTCGGGCGTCATCGGAATCTGGCCGGCGGTGAACATGACGTCGCCGTTGGTCGTCGCCTGGCTGTACGCGCCGACGGCTGCGGGAGCCTCGTCGGTTTCGATGATTCGTTTCATACACGGGATGACTCTCCAACACGTCTTAAAACCAGACGAAATCCAGTGCCAGGGTTAGATCGTCGAACATTCGCAAGCGGTTACCGAACTCGGTTGTCGTTTTGTCTCACCCGTGTTCCCTGTCGGAAAACGCCCGTCTGGGTTTATATGCAGGTCGTGAGCAGTGTCGGTAATGCGATGGCTCCCGCTCGCGCGCGAGGAGTGTAAAGCCCTGCTCTCTACCAAGGGCGTCTGGCTGCTCGCGCTCGCGCTTCCGCTCTGGACGTATCGACCGGATTACACCGCCTGGGCGGAACTCGGTCCCGACATGACGATCGGGTTCGTCCAGTACAGTGCCGCGTTTCTGCTTCCGATCGCCGCGATCGCACTCGGATATCAGACGATCGTCGGCGAACGAACGTCCGGAAGCCTGCAGTTCGTCCTCGGACTCCCTCTCACGCGCGGTGACGTCCTTCTGGGGAAGCTCGTCGGGCTGACAGTCGGCATCGCGATCCCGATGCTGCTTGCACTCGGCCTCGTCACGCTCGTCGGCGTCGTCCGATTCGGCCTGTTCTCTCCACTGCGGTATCTCGCCGTAATTCTCGTCACGCTGGCGTATCTCGCGGTGCTCGTCTCGATCGTCGTTAGTGTCTCGGCATTGGCTGGCCGTGCGGCTACTGCTGCCGTGACGCTGTTCGTCGGCCTCTTCCTGCTACTCGAGTTTCTCTGGCAGATGCTATCACCGATGCTGTACTCGCGGCTCACGGGCACCCCTGTCGATCCGTACGATCCACCGGCAGAGGGTGGACTGTTTCTTCTGGATCGCCTCTCGCCGGGCGGGGCGTACAACACTGTCACGAACGGGATTTTAGACACCGGCAACTCCGCGTGGCACTACTCGAGCGTCCTGAGCGAAATACAACCTAACGTCTCGTCGAACGCGCTCGTCGTCGATACCGCGTTCGACCCGGGGACCGTCCCGCTGTATCTCCACGAAGCGGGTGGCCTGGTTATCCTCGCCGCCTGGGGGCTGGTACCGCTTGGAATCGCCTACCTCCGTTTCGATCGCGGTGATCTCGTATGAGTTCGAACGACCTCGACCCGGCCATCGACACCGATCGACTGACGAAACGCTACGGCTCCAAGGCAGCCATCGAAGATCTCTCGCTCACCGTCGAATCGGGCGAAATCTACGGCTTCCTCGGGCCGAACGGTGCCGGCAAGTCGACGACGATCAACCTCCTGATGGACTACGCGCGCCCGACGGAAGGTTCGTGTCGCGTCCTCGGGATGAATCCCCGCGACGACGTCGTCTCGGTCCACCAGCAGGTCGGCATCCTGCCGGACGGCTTCAGCGTCTACGAGAACCGGACCGGCCACGACCACCTGCGGCTTGTCATCGACACGAAACGGGCCGACGACGACCCGGAACGCCTGCTCGAGCGCGTCGGCCTCGCGGATGCGATCGACGACAAGGCGGGGAGCTACTCCCGCGGGATGCGCCAGCGACTCGCGCTCGCGATGGCACTGGTCGGCGAACCGGACCTGCTGATTCTCGACGAGCCGTTCTCGGGGCTCGATCCCCACGGCGTCCGGACGGTCCGCGAGATCGCACACGCGGAGAACGACCGCGGCGCGACCGTCTTCTTCTCGAGTCACGTCCTCGGGCAGGTCGAACTCGTCTGCGATCGGATCGGCATCCTCCACGAGGGTCGACTCGTCGCGGAGGGAACGGTCGAGGAACTGCGAGCGAACGCACCCGTTGCGACGGAACTCGAGTTAACGATCGATGGCGATTCCGATCGGGCACGCCGGACGGCGGCCGCAGTCGACGGCGTTACCGACGCGTTCCTGGACTCGCCGACAGATGCTTCGTCCGACGCCGATACTGCTGGCGGTCGACTGACCGAAACAGCGGCCGAGTCGATGACCGTCCACCTCGAGTCGCCGGAGCGACGCGAAGCAGTCGTCGCCGCGATCGAGGACGCCGGCATCCGCGTCGAGCGAACGAGCGTCGACGAGCCGTCGGTCGAGTCGCTGTTCGTCGCGTACACCGACGACGGATCGAACGGAGGTGACCGAGAATGAACGGCGACGACCCCTCCCGTGGCCCGTCCATTCGTCGCCGTACGCTGCTCGGCGTCGTCGCCGGCTCGACTACCGCCCTCGCGGGCTGTATGGCCGACTCCGAGTACGAGATCGGCGCTGTCGAGACCCACTCGAGTCCGGACGAGTTGCTCTCGTTCGATCTGGACGTACTGGATCCGGAGATCCGGGTCGATTCACCCGGCGTGATCGAACTTACTACCGAGAACGACGGTGACGAGCAACTCGAGATCGCGAGTCGAGGCGTTCGACCGTACGGTATCCTCGAGTTACGTGGTGAGCCGGAGGGGTATCCGGGCGAAGCACGGATCCGCCTGTGGAGCGACGAGTACGAGGAAAGCGACCACGTCGACGTCCGTCCCAGCGGGATGGGTCTCGACGGTGAGGAACTCATCATGACGCTTTCACCCGGCGAAACGACGTCGTTCGCGTACGAGATTCACGGCGACGATATCGGGCCGACCGGCACGTACGAACTCGCCGCTGGGCTCGGCAACGAGGATATCGTCACGTATCGACGTCCGGACGGGACGAACGACGAGGAGACGGGAACTGGCGAGTCCGAGAACGAGGAAAACGAGGAGGACGGGAGCAGGGTGGCTGGAACTGGCGTTACTCCTCGAATCGAAGTCACGGTCGACTCTCGGAGTCGGATTCCGTTCCGCTGAGTCGTGTTAGGCCAGTACGTCGACCTCGTAGCCGGCCTCCCGGAGGTCGGCGAGGAACTCCTCGACGTGTTCGGGGCCGCGCATCTCGAGTTCGATCTCGACTTCGGCGTCGTTCAGTTCGACGCCGCGGGAGGTCCGGTCGTGGTGGATCGCGTAGATGTTCGCCTGGTGAGCGGTAAAGATATCGAGCAGTCCTTCCAGGGCACCCGGCTGGTCGGTCAGGACGGTCCGGATCTTCAGGTAGCGGCCGGTCTCGAGCAGTCCGCGGACGATGACGTTGCTGAGCGTGTTGAGGTCGATGTTGCCGCCACAGATCGCCGGGACGATCGTCTCGTCCTCGTCGTAGTCGAACCTCTCGAAGAGGACGGCTGCGAGCGGGACCGCGCCCGCACCCTCGACGACCGTCTTCGAGCGCTCGAGCAGGTGGACGATGGTCATGGCGATTTCGGGATCGGAGACGGTGACGACCTCGTCGACGCGCTCCTGAATGTGCGGGAACGTCTGCTCGCCGACGCTGCGGGTGGCGATCCCGTCGGCGATCGTGTCCACCCCGTCTATCGTCACTCGCTCGCCTTTCTCGAGGGAGGGGGCGGCACTGGAAGCACCCTCGGCCTGGACGCCGACGACGCGTACGTCGGGCTTTTTCCCCTTGATCGCCGTCGCGATCCCGCTGATGAGGCCGCCACCGCCGATCGGAACGACGACGGTCTCGACGTCCGGACAGTCCTCTAGAATCTCGAGGCCGATCGTCCCCTGGCCGGCCATCACGTCCTCGTCGTCGAAGGCGTGGAGGTAGGTCATCCCCTCCTCGCGTTCGATCTCGTGGGCGCGCTCTGCGGCCTCGTTGTAGTCGCTGCCCTCGAGGACGACCTCCGCGCCGTAGTTTCTGGTCGCTTTCACCTTCGAGATCGGCGCGTGTTTGGGCATGACGATCGTTGAGTCGACGCCCGCGCGACTGGCTGCGAGTGCGACGCCCTGGGCGTGGTTGCCCGCGCTCGCGGTGACGACGCCGGCTTCTTTCTGCTCTTCGGAGAGCGTCGCGATCCTGTTCGTCGCGCCACGGATCTTGAAGGCGCCCGTCCGCTGGAAGTTCTCCAGTTTCAGGTGGACCTCCGCGCCGGTCATCGAAGAGTAGGTGTGTGAGTAGTCCAGTGGCGTGTGCCGGGCAGTCTCCCGTACCCGTTCGCGTGCTTCGAGAACGTCCGAGAGTTCGATCATACGTCCGACTATTCGCCGGGTCTCGTAATATTGTTGGGATCACATCCGGATAGTCCAGCCGGTATGGATGTTATGACAGGAAAGTGCTGCCGGGTGCAGGCAGCACGACAGGGAATACACGGCGTGTGACGTGCGACTGTAGACGGGAACGGAGAGACCATAAAACCCACCCCTCCGGACCGAAAGTGAAAGTGCAAGAAGGCGCCGGGATGAAACCTCCGTCAGACGGTCGACAGACGATCGACTGACGGTCGTCATTCGCGACTCGATAGCACGATTTCGTCCTCGCGAACCACGCGACGAACCCGCTCGAGGAGGGGACCATCACCCGGCCAGTCGATCCGGTCGTCGACTCCGAGACGGGCCGGATCGCCGACGTAGACGAAGGCTTCGTCGTCACGCCCGGAATACGGGACCGTAACCCGAACGTATAGTCCGTCTTCGACCCCCTCGTATCGATCCAGGCGCTCGAGTCCCACCTCGTCGACCGCCAGTACCCGTCCGTCGACGCTTCCACCCGGTGCAAGCGTCGGATAGCGGCCGTCGACGCGGTGTACCCCCTCGAGCGTGGCCGTCTCCTCGAGAGCGTACTCCGCTGTTGGATGCCCCTCGAGGACGGTCTGGACCCGGTCGGGATCGGTCAGTGTTCCGTAGACGAAGACGTACACGCGCGTTCGTCGGACGGCCGGTTACTTTTGTTCGACGATGTTTCGGTGGTCTCCCGGGCCATCATTCGGCGGCCGTTAATTCACTCTCTAATACACAAAACATTTATAATATCTCTCGAGACACAGGTTCATGAATCGCGAGCTAGCCCTGAGTGGTGCCGCGTTCGTCGTCGTGGCCCTTGCACTCGCGACGCTTGCCCTCTCCGGTGCGGTCGCCGACCCCGCAGAACCCGATACGGCGGCCGAACTCGACGGTCACGCGTCGCTGCTCGAGGTAACGATCGCTGCCGACGAGGTGTCGGGCGAGACGGTTGCACTCGAGGTCGACAGCCACCTCCAGCACCACGGCGGCCCGGTATCGAACGTGACGATCGTCCATCGAGCCACCGATACGGAAACGGGACTCGTCGAGGAGACGACCGACCACGAGGTCGGCACGCTCGATGGCGAAGTCGAGACGACGGCTACTGCGACAGTCGACGTTCCTCGAGACGGATCGTACGAGGTCGAGACGTTCGTCTACGTCGACGGGACACGGACGGAATCGACCAGCCACCGCGTCTCCGGCGTCGACGCGCTGACGCCGGCCTACGCCGATAGCTCCGTCGAGTTCCACCGCTTCGGCGACGGGGGCGTACTCGCCGACGTCCCCGCGATCGAGTACTCGGTCGCGGACGCGAGCGACGGTGGGGCGACTCTCGAGGTGACGAGCTATCTCACGAACGAGGGCGACGAGAGAGCCACCGATCTCGAGGTCGAGTTGAAGGCTCGGCAGGCCGGTTCGAACGTCGTCGCGGACGCCAGCACGGTCTCCGTGCCGGCGGTTCAGCCCGGCGAGACCGTCACGCCAGCGGCCGAACTCGAGGTCTCCGACGAGTACGAGTACTACCTCGATGCCGTCCTCTGGCTCGACGGGACGATCGTCGAGACCGACCGGGCACTCGCCGACCTGCGTCCGGACGGCGAGGACGGCGAGTCGTCGTTCGAGACGGCCGACTTCGAGGACGACGACGGCGGATTCGAGACGGTCGAAGAGGACGCCGGACCCACCAGAGGACCGGTAGACGACGACGGCGCCGGCGACGACGTAGCGGACCAGGGTGACGGAACGCCCGGCTTCAGCATCGTTCTCACGACGATTGCAGTGATCGCGGCGATAGTTGCGCTCGCAGTGACACGAACCAGAAAGCCATGACCGATACGACACCACCAGCAGAGACGACCGAATCGACCACGGAATCGTTCACCGACGCCGAGCAGCTACCGGACGAACCGCCGGAACCGATCGACGAGGACGGCGGCGTCGCCCTCGAGCCGACGAGGGTCAGGCGATACCTCGCCTGGGGCGGGCTCGCCGTCTGTTCGCTCCTCGCGCTCGTCGCGACAGTCCAGTTCTACGGGAGCGTCACGTCTGCGATCGATCTCTGGGTGGCCGATCGCTACCAGCCGCTGATGCAGGCGGCGTTCAACCTCGTCGTGTTGCTCGGCTCGCTCGTCGGCATCTCGCTCGTCGTCCGAGAACTCAGCTGAATCGAAAAAAGCCGAACCGAGAACTGTTTTATCGATCCTCGAGCGGGACGAACTCCTCGCTCTCGGGACCCGTGTAACGTCCGCGTGGGCGAATGAGACGATTATCCTCCTGGTACTCGAGGACGTGGGCGATCCAGCCGCCGGCGCGACTCATCGCGAAGATGGGCGTATACATGTCGAACGGGATGCCCAGCTGATAGTAGACCGAGCCGGAGTAGAAGTCGACGTTCGGGGCGATGCCCTTCTCGACGAGGCCTTTCTCTTCGGTGAGGTAGTCTTCGATCGTCGTCGTGATGTCGTACCACTTGTCGTCGCCGTTCGCGGCGAGTTCCTCGAGTCGGCTCTGGAGGATCTTCGCGCGTGGGTCCTTGACGTTGTAGACGCGGTGGCCGAAGCCGGGGATGCGTCGACCTGCGTCGGTAGCCTCTTCGACCCACTCGAGCGGGTCCTTGCCGCTGTCGTCGATCTCTATCAGCACTTCCATGACGTCCTGGTTCGCGCCGCCGTGGAGCGGCCCGGAGAGTGCTGCGACGCCGCCGGTGACGGCGCTGTAGATGTCGGCCATCGTCGAGCCGATCACCATCGAGGTAAACGTCGAGGCGTTGAGTCCGTGGTCGGCGTGCAGGATGAGTGCCTGGTCGAAGGTTTCGGCGGCGACGTCGTCCGGCTGTTCGCCGGTCAGCATGTAGAGGAAGTTTGCGGCGAGTCCAAGGTCGGGGTCGGGATCGACCGGCTCCTCGCCGAGCCGATAGCGTTCGAAAGCCGCGAGCGCGGTCGGGATTTTGGCGGTGATGCGTCGACCTTTGCGAAGCGTCGCCTCGAGGTCGTCCGGATCGACGTCGGCTTCGGGTTCGTAGGCCGAGAACATCGAGACTGCGGTCCGGAGCGCGGCCATCGGCCGTTCGTCGGCGTCGGCGAGTCGCTCCATCGTCGCGAGCACGTCGTCGTCGACCTCGCGTTCGGTCGCCATCGCGTCGGCAAACTCCGTGAGTTCGTCTTCCGTCGGGAGCTGGCCGTGCCAGAGAAGATAGAGGACTTCCTCGTAACTCGCGCCGCGGGCGAGTTCCTCGATAGGATACCCTCGATAGATCAGGCGCCCTTCGTCACCGTCGATCGAGCTCAGATCGGACTCTGCGACCAGAACACCCTCCAGCCCTTTCTTGAGGTCGTTTGCCATGATTTTACCTTTCCGTCGCCCATGGAAAAGCATTATCGTTTCCCTCGTCGGCTGGGATGAACACCGGTGGTACGTCGGGTTCGGACAGCGAACGCTCGCCAAGTGTACGTCGGTCGGTCGACGAAAATGTATAGTAGCCACTGCAAGTCAATGCACACCTGATCGCACGACAGCTGTGCGATCAGGTGTAAATAGTTGCAGTTGTTACTATAGTTCAGCCGAGTGATCCGGGAAAGCGGGACGACGGCTACTTCTGTCGGCCGTTGATTCCCGCAGCCGCGTTCTGGATCTTCTCGAGCGGCGACGATTCACCGACGGCTGCCTGGGTGAGATAGAGGAACGTCGCGATGGCGAGTGCGCCGAGCTGGAAGTACAGCTCCGGATGCACCATCACCATAACGCCGAGCCCGAAGAAGAACCCTCGGAGCGCGTACGCCGGCCACCTGTCGAGGTCGAACCGGTAGTTCAGTCCGTGGATGATTACAAGCGAGCCCAGCAGGACGATGAATCCAGTGAGCAGGACGCTGGTTCCGAACTCACCACCGTGGTCGACGATTTCGGGGTGGTAGATGAAGGAGAACGGCAGGACGAACAGTGGCGCGGAGATCTTGATCGCCTCGAAACAGGTCCGCCAGAAGTTCGAGCCGGCGATCCCGGTCGCCACCGCGACACACGTCGCGATCGGCGGTGTCAGCCCCGCCAGGATCGCTGCGTAGAACACGAAGAAGTGGCCGGCGAACTCGGGCAGGAAGAACTGGTTGACCAGCGTCGGCGCGATCAGGATCGCGACGATCGTGTACGCGGCCGTCGTCGGCATCCCCAGCCCGAGGATGATACAGATGACCATCGCCATCAGCGCCGCGATGATCAACACGCCACCCGAGAGATCCATCAGGGTCAACGAGAGCGCGCCCGGGACGCCGGTCGCCATCAGGATGTCGACGACGCCGTTGATCGCCGCCAGGATGACAGCAACCGGCGCGAGGACGACGACCCCCTCGCGGAACCCGTTGAACGTCTGTTTGAGGCCGCCGACGAACGCCCAGAACGCCCGGCGGACGTCCGCACTGTCGTACACTTCTTTGGCCACCGGAACGGTGATTCCGAGCACTGCCATACTGACGACAGTCCAGAACGCCGAGGTACCGACGGTGAACTGGAGAATACCCAACAGGTAGACGAGCAGGATCAGCGGAATACCGAACTTGAGCCCCTCGAGTGCCAGTTCGAGCGTCTCGAGTTTTTCGTCGAAGATTTCGTCCATGTTCGGCTCCTCGATCTGTGGGGCGGCCGCGTAGTGGACGGCGACGAAGATGACGACCATCAGGATCGCCGCGGGAATGAGTCCGGCGACGATGACGTCGAAGTACGACGAACCCGGAACGAACTGAGCCATGACGAACGCGCCAGCGCCCATGACGGGCGGGAGCACCTGCCCGGAGGTCGAAGCGACGGATTCGATTCCGCCGGCCGTCGCGGGCTTGACGCCGCTCTTTTTCATCATCGGGATCGTAAAGGAGCCGGTCATGCCGGCGTTTGCGGTCTGGCTGCCGTTGACCGAGCCGATGACGGCACTCGCGATCACTGCCGTCTGTGCGACGCCGGAGTCGAGGTACTTCCCGGTGCGCGTCGCCGCACGAAGAATCAGGTCGAACGCGCCGTAGGCTTTCAGCATTCCTGCATACAGCAAGAACAGCGCGATCCACGCTGCCGTCAGCTGGGTCAGGAAGCCGAAGAAGCCGTCCATCGTCATCACGAGGATTCGGAACAGCCGATCGAAGCCGATCCCGGTGTGTCCGAGCGTTCCGGGAATGAGGTAGCCGAAATAGCCGTATGCGATTCCAGCGAGCAAGACTGCGAGGAACGTGATACCGAAGGCTCGCCACGTGATGTAGATCATCACGAGCGTAAACAGGAGGGCCACTACGAGCTCCGGTTGCGTGATATACCCTCGCTGGGTGAGCTCGAGCGCGTTGACGTAAGCGTAGGCCGTGGTCGGGACTGTCAGGAGGATGACGACGAGCAACAGGCCTGTATCTCCCAGATTGTCACGCGAGAACAGTGCCTTGAGATCGGTGAGGAAGAACCGATTCCCGCCGTCGACGCGGTTTATCATCTCGTAGAACGCGTACAGCACGATGATTCCGCCGAGGAATCCTGCACCGAATCGTGCACGTGAGGGAGCACTCCCGGTAACCGCACCCCGGAGGTACGCCATCCACATGATGTACCCCCAGAATACGATCGAAAAGACTGCGAGGAAATTCCAGAGCGTCGCCTTCTCTTTGAGGCTTTCTTTCGAGAAACTCTCCCGGAGGACGTCTCTGATTGGGCGGTCTGCGAGCGTTTCGTCTACGTCGGTGACGTCCGCCTCGTCGTCCGAGAGGTCGATCGAGTCGTCGTCGGTATTTGTCGGTGGTTCGTCGTCCATTGTTACCTGGTCCCGCTATACAAGCGAGTCGTTAGCATATGGGTCGCGCTCGAAACAGTAAGAATCTATTCTTTCGTGCGTTACTCGGCGTCGGCTTCGCCCACGCTCCAGCTGTCGTCCCAGACGTCGTTGTCCTGGAAGAACTCGGCTGCACCTGGGTGAACGTCGACGTCTTCCATGACCGCGTCGGTCATCACTGCTGGATCGTCGTAGTCGAGCGTCGTCGGGTCCGACTCGCGCATCGTGTCGTGGTGCTCGTGTGCGACTCGCAGCATTTCGTAGACGGCGTCTGGGTGGACGTCGGGGCCGAACGCCCACTGTCCCTGCAGCGCCCAGAAGTCGACTTCGTCGACGCCGAGTTCGCTGGTGACGTCCTGTTCGTAGCCGTACGGCTCCTTCCGGACGTGGCTCGCACCGTCCATCGACTCGATGGACTCGACGAACTGGTCGTCGGCCTCGATGGCGTAGAGGTCGCCGCCACTGCGGACGTCGACTTCCTGACACCAGCCGGAGAGGTCGACGCCGTTCGAGCCGTAGAGTGCGAGCGCGTCGACACGCCCCTCCTCGACGGCACCGGGGATGTCGTCGGTGTCCTCGTTGTTGATGTCGTTTTCGTCCCAGATGCCGTCCTCGCGGAGGAGCTGTTCGGTCAGCAGTCGGGTACCGAACCCGGGTTCGATTGGGTAGATCGTGTAGCCGCCGTCACGGAGGTCGGCCGTCGACTCGATGCCGGAGCCGTCCATCGCCACCCAGTGCATCTCGAGACTCGTGAACAGGAATCCCTGCATGGGCAGGTCGTCGACTGGGTTGTCGGCGAAGTCTTCTTCTCCGTTGAGCGCGGCCGCCCACGAGTTGTTGTCGACGCCGATAGTGCTGAACTCGTCTTCGTCGTACTCGTACAGGTTCGCGGTCCAGCCTTCGGTCACCTGCACGTCGACCGATAGTTCGTCGCTGTGTTCCTGTGCGGCACGAGCAAGGGCCTGACCCGCTGCCTGCGTCGAGCTTCCACTCGCGGTTCCGGCAATCGTGATCGTGTGTCCGTCATCGTCACCGAGACAGCCGGCGACGCCGACGACGCCCATTGCTGCTGCACCTTTCAGGAAGTTCCGTCTCCCCTGTGTTCCATTACCAGGCATG
This region of Natronobacterium texcoconense genomic DNA includes:
- a CDS encoding substrate-binding domain-containing protein, which gives rise to MPGNGTQGRRNFLKGAAAMGVVGVAGCLGDDDGHTITIAGTASGSSTQAAGQALARAAQEHSDELSVDVQVTEGWTANLYEYDEDEFSTIGVDNNSWAAALNGEEDFADNPVDDLPMQGFLFTSLEMHWVAMDGSGIESTADLRDGGYTIYPIEPGFGTRLLTEQLLREDGIWDENDINNEDTDDIPGAVEEGRVDALALYGSNGVDLSGWCQEVDVRSGGDLYAIEADDQFVESIESMDGASHVRKEPYGYEQDVTSELGVDEVDFWALQGQWAFGPDVHPDAVYEMLRVAHEHHDTMRESDPTTLDYDDPAVMTDAVMEDVDVHPGAAEFFQDNDVWDDSWSVGEADAE